A window of Daucus carota subsp. sativus chromosome 2, DH1 v3.0, whole genome shotgun sequence genomic DNA:
GAAATGGTTTCAATCCAGATACAGGCTTGCTTGACCTCGTTTGCTCAGAATCCAGCTACCAATTGGAAGCACAAGGACTGCGCCATCTATTTGGTTGTCTCACTTGCCACAAAAAAGGCTGGTGGTAATTCAGTGTCCACCGACCTTGTTGAAGTTGAGAATTTTTTTGCATCAGTCATTATTCCAGAATTACGTAGTCAAGATATTAATGGATTCCCAATGTTAAAGGCCGGTGCATTGAAATTTTTCACCATGTTTAGGAACCAGATCTCAAAACCCACTGCAATGACCCTATTCCCTGATGTTGTCAGGTTTCTGAATTCAGATTCCAATGTAGTTCATTCTTATGCAGCTAGTTGTGTTGAGAAACTTCTTCTGGTAAAGGAGGATGGAGCTAGAGCAAGATATACATCTGCAGACATTGGTCCATATCTTTTGGAGTTGATGACCAACCTTTTTAGTGCCTTGCAGAAGCAAGAGTCAGAGGAAAATCAATATGTGATGAAGTGTATTATGCGGGTCCTTGGTGTTGCAGACATTTCTATTGATGTTGCTTCACCCTGTATCAATGGGCTGACATCGATTCTTAACAGAGTTTGTGAGAACCCCAAAAATCCTGTCTTTAATCACTATATTTTTGAAGCTGTGGCTGTTCTTGTAAGGAGGGCCTGTGAAAAGAACTCTTCTCTTGTGTCCACCTTCGAACAAAGTCTATTTCCCAGTCTCCAGATGATCTTGGCCAAAGATGTAGCTGAGTTCTTCCCTTATGCATTCCAGCTGTTGTCTCAGCTTGTCGAGTTGAACAGTCCTCCCATTCCACCACACTACATGCAGATCTTTGATATTCTCCTGTTGCCTGACTCATGGAAAAAACCTGGAAATGTCCCAGCTCTTGTGCGTTTACTCCAGTCTTTCCTTCAAAAAGCACCTCATGAGCTTAATAGAGAAGGGAGATTGAACCAGGTTCTTGAAATATTCAACAAGCTTGTCACAGCTCCTAGATCAGACGAACAAGGGTTTTATGTGCTGAATACAATCATTGAAAACCTTGGATACGATGTGATTGCACCATACATGAGCAGTATCTGGACTTGTTTGTTCTGGAGGCTCCAGAATAACAAAACCACCAAGTTTGTCAAGTCTTTTGTGATATTTATGTCACTTTTTCTTGTCAAGCATGGTCCCCAAAACCTTGTAACATCAGTTAACGCTGTTCAGGCTGGTATATTTCTTATGATTATAGAACAGATTTGGATACCAACACTGAAGCTTATAACAGGGTCTATTGAGCTCAAGTTAGCTGCTGTTGCTTCAACTAGACTTATATGTGAATCCCCAGTTTTTCTGGACCCATCAGCTGGTAGGCATTGGGGTAAGATGCTAGACAGCATAGTTACCCTTCTTTCACGACCTGAACAGGACAGAGTTGAGGAGGAACTAGAAGTCCCGGACTTTGGAGAAACAGTTGGTTACAATGCCACATTTGTTCATCTATACAATGCTGGAAAGAAAGAGGAGGATCCtataaaagatattaaagaTCCAAAGCAGTATCTGGTGGCAGTTTTGGCAAATATTTCGGTTCAGTCCCCTGGGATATATCCCCAGTTGATTAGCGAAAACCTTGATCAGGCTAATCAAGCTGCTTTGCTCCAGTTTTGTGGCTCCTACAATTGCTCCATCATCTGAACATTATGAAGCAAAGGTACAATTCTCTTTATCCAAAGGCAGCACTAGCTTATaaagtttttattattaattatctctTCCCTTCCCCATACtctgtaaaaaaaaatgcaCCATCATATTCTGCAAATTAACATACTGGTTTTGTTGTCTGAGTTCTTCAAGCCCTCTTATAGCTATAAAATATCTTGTAAGATCTTGATGATATTTATCACATTAATGACTCTAGAAGTAGTTTGATTATGTCATCGGGAGTCTGGACTATAGGCTATAGCTATATTCCCGTAGATATATTGCCTGCTTATTTGGCTTCGATATATAGGTGCTAGTAACAAGAGTAGTTTGCAATTAACAAAGCACTAGAGTAGTTGCTAATATGTTAACCCAATTTGGATATATGGACGATGGACCCCTATAAGCATCCAATAGTAGATGTTGCATATTGTTATTGGAGTTGCATTGGCTGTAATCTTCACTTACTATGTGTTAgggataaaaatatgatattcacCTTTTAATACAAAGCACCCACAAAAATATGATGCGGAAGatccacgtcccaacttgtattattaatcaaaaccgttgtcaataatacaatcaatcaAACTACGATACTCAAGCCTAACATACTCAAGCATCCGCTCTCGAGCGATACATACAtaacaaacacaatatgactatgtatatatagacatatcAAACTTAGCTAAATCAGAATCCCATTCGAAATccaactcaaatcagaatcccATTCTGAAAtctaactcaaatcagaatctaattcaTACTGGGTTAATACCCAACATTCCTTCCCATATTTTATGACCAAGATGTACTTTTTATAATAAgtgtctaaacatacaattattattcatatatgTTTTGGATCACCCAAGCCCATGCTACCATTGTAATGGGCTAATACCCAACACTATGCACcctttatttatcaataactaATATGCATCGATAACACTTCGACATAGCTACAAGTTATAGTGTTGTTATGAgtataaattgttttttatttcaaaCATGGATTTGTTTTTACTATACGTTTAAATAGAGAGTAATGCAAACACCTGAGCATCACACTTGAAGCCTATATATGTACATAAGTTAGTGTTAGTGCGTGATTCGTGACGTCGCTTCAGCGGATAAAGGTAATCTTGACAATGATATcaataattgtatatatttgtgtgaGCACCAAGCAAATGAGTTTATGATAATTTCATATGTATCTCACATTATCCCAAATTGCAGACGTCTGTGTATAAGAACTTAAATATAAGATTAGCAGTTTTAAAGTATGACATATGCTTTACTTTATTAGAAAAATGCAACAATTCTGTGATGATAGCAATGTAGAtgttttatgcaattataattgtATGTTAATTAGCAGTTAGAAATCTTGTTGTCGATGTTAAATGCTAATTTGTAGTATTGTAATAGAAATGTCAAACTAAGTTGGAATAAAATGAAGAGGGAAATGCATATTGCTTTAACTTTAAATGGTTGTTTTCACTTGGAGCGAATGGGagaaggaatgaaatgaaaatttgCTACCAACGTGAAGGAGTAAAGGATGTAAAAGAGAAATAAGAACATACATGAGGGAGTAGGACTTTTCTATGATGAAGTTTGCGGTGAAAACAAGGAACATTCTTCCAAAATTGGTGGGTTAAAGTTGTTGTTGAGATTGTTAGTAAAGGAATggaagaaaaaaattgaatgcAAACTAATTTGTAATTAATAGAAACGAGAACTGCATGTTGTTTTAACTTTGAATGGTTGTGCTCAtgtggggagaatggaatgaaaagcTACTACCAAAGTGAAAGATGAGGAAAGGATGTAGAAGAGAAAGATGAATATACATGTGGTAGTAGAAGTTTTCACTAGGGGTGAGCAACGGGTCCGATGCGAATTGACCCAGACCTGAGATCTGAGAACCATAATGACCGAATTTTTATAACCGAACCAGAACCGACATTATAATAGAACCGAAATATATCTTTACTTGTAATTTTTCATAGTTTATACACTCTGATCTGGCTTCGTCGAGGACAAACAAACTTTTTATCTTTCTTTATCTTTGTTCTAgtgcaagaaaaaaaaaaataaagcatGCCACTTGCTCTTATAAATAGACACCACATTAGTTAAAACCTAAGAAACACGGGTGCGGGTGCAGGTGTGTGGATGCGGGAATATGGCAAATTCGGAAAAATGGGGATACGGGTGCGGGGGGATacgtcaaatataaaaatatttaaaatatgttttatatatacgtgtgtgtgtgtgtgtgtatatatatatccggGAAttgcattttaattatataatatataaaatttcatttttaaaaagaattatttgaTTACTATCATGTTATTTATACAAATCCAACACTGTAATAAGAGTCAATTAAATAAACTagcaattaaatattttttttaaagaagatGCAACATTCAAGTAATTATGAGAGTCAGACAAAGACAATTAAATAATTGAAGCAGATAAGCAAATCACTTAAAATAAGTAAAGACCAAACCATTTGAGTCAACATACCagtatacacacatacacacattatatatacaaaactAAAACCCCCTCAGTTCGTAGATGGAGGTTGATGATCGATAACAACGAATCAAAGATGGAGATGAAGGCAAACTATTAAACAGATGACGATGAAGCCGGGGAAACAACAACTATGGAGGCGAACGGCGGTTTCTTAAAAAGCAAAAAAATTTACAATTCATGCCCTTCCCGCACCATCACGAATCTGAACAGTGAAATACGGGGACACACCACGGTGGTGCATCCCGTACGTTTGAAGCCGCACCCCTGCACCCGAACGTATCTAGTGCGCAgtatggtggtggtggtggtggtggtgggtgcCACACCCTTGTTTTCCAAGTTAAAACTGATCCAAATCTCACATTATAAGAATTTAGTTTCTGAATTCATTATTCTATTTATTATCTAAATGACCTAACCCAACTTATCCTAGTCCAACTgcaaaacattataatatattatttataatattgtttatattacatataaacGGTTCTCGGTTCTGTAGGGTTTTGGTTGTCAAGAACCGAACTTAGAACCGAACTGTTCTAAATTTTAAGAACCGAACCAGAACAATATAATACAAGACCGAACCGGACCCGAAATTTTGGTTCGGTTGCTGGTTTGGACCCGAGAAATGCTCACTCCTATGGATCACCCTTCCCACAAAAAATCACAATTCATGCCCTTCCCGCACCATCTCGAATCTGCACCATCTCGAATCTTAACACTGAAATATGGGACACGCCACAATGGCGCATCCTGTACGTTTGAAGCCGCAACCCCGCGCACCCCGGCACCCGAACGTATCTAGTGCGCAGTATGGGGGGGGGGGTGCCGCACCCTTGCTTTCTAGGTTAAAACTGATCCAAATCTCACATTCTAAGAAGTTAgtttctaaatttattattcgATATATTATCTAAATGATCGAACCCGATTATCCTAGTCCAACTGCAAgacattataatatattatttataatgttgtttatattacatataaacGATTCTTGGTTCTTTAGGGTTTTGGTTGTCAAGAACCGAACCGAGAACCGAACTTTCTAAATTTTAAGAACCGAACTAGACCAATATAATACAAGACCCGAACCGGACCCGAAATTTTGGTTCGGTTTCTGGTTTTGACCCGAGAAATTCTCACTCCTATGCatcatcccccccccccccccccccccccaaaaaaaaataataacgtGCAACTAATTTGGAATGAATAGAAAATGGAAATGCATCTCTAATTTGAAtgagattataatttatagtgCATGTCAAATCGTTTTCTTGGTTTCCTGTTAATTGATGTGTGATGGTCTGGTTTCTGTTTACTTTTCATGGCAAATCTTCATATAAATTGAATGTTTTTAATAGgtgattttgtattttttaaacTTATGTACTCCAGCATGAACATGATTATCAAACTCATTCATTGTTAATTTAAATGCAGTCGTTTAGCAAGTTTAGAGTTTCATAAATCTAGATGTATAGTTTCATTAACTTATATACATATCCAAAGATTCATATGATGTGTCCATAGTTGGTATATTTGCCTTTCTATTGCTACTCTTTAGCATATACTCAACATTTTGTAGCTAGTTCCAAGTTTCGTACCAAGCTTATGAACGCTCATGTCTATTTTAATGCTGATATCAGACTTCATTGTCGATATCCTATTATTGATTAGATTATTGGCTTGTAAACGTGTAATTGTTGATCTTCTGTACAAAGTTTATTATTATCCCCTTAGCATAATAAATTGAACTAATGAACATCGCTTCTTCCTCGCATCAATGCTGTACATATAATACTCTTGTAGGTTGTAGCAAGTTTACAATATTTGGTTCTTGTGAATTGAAGACCAAAGCTTTAACAAGGCAGGAACATGTTTTTTTCCCAATGTTGCCCAATGTACGGGTTtgctttaatttaaattttcccaCAACAGGTTGTTTATTGCAGTTTTGGGTGGCTTTGTCATGCTTTTTTTCCAAAGTGTTAACTTatctttttgtatttatttttgttctGCCAAGTTTACAAATGGGGGTACTTATGCTAGTGACTAGTTTTTTAATTTTGCACAATGCATGCGGTCCCTATATCGTGTGTGTGCTTCTTTGGCCATTCATTGGAGTTGGTATTACTGTAATTGTCCCTTCTCATTTtgctcaatataattttatctctCGCCAGTGATGacatttctatattaatatattcatgAAACTATCAGTTTAAGAATTCACTTTTGTCCCTCTGCAGGTTCTTATATGACAAAGAGGTGATAATTGCTGCTTAGCGTACCAGTTTTGTCGAGCGTACCAGGTTCTTATATGACAAAGAGACATTGCTTAATGGTAAACCAAAGTACTGTTGTTGATTCTAATCTAGAGGCTTCTGTTGTCACCCATGTCCTGAAGCATCGAGTATCACATGTGTAATGGATATTTCTTCTTTGTGGTCAGATTTTGTCATGGTTTTTACCTACTGAATGGAGTGTGGTTGATTCTTGGTCCTGCATTCTTTCATGAGTGAATGACACTTCTGCTTTATGTTTGATCGTGTTGTACAGCTTTTGGCTGCTATATCTTTCTTCGAGTCTCATGTTCCAACTAGGACGTCAGAGGCTTTGTCATTAAACGTTTTGAGATGGAAGAAAAACAATATTCTTGTCAAGTAATTTGAGCGGCTTATCTTAATGTCATGCTTATATACATGTTTAACAATTCTGGCATAACAGTTGGTGTCACTAAACTAAATTGGTTTAGTTAAGTTCTTAGTTGAATGAAGTAATACAGAATAGTTGACTAATCTGGAAACTGGGAGCAGGATATGAATGCCCATAATTCAAGATGGCGGTTGGGATCAGTTTTTGAATAAAAACGGAATCAAAATCAAAAGTCTTCGGTTCAAAAagctgaaaattttgatttcaaaattcttgattttgattgCAATTGGTTCGGTTTTCATTTCAAAATCGGAATAAATAAAGCCagcttaataaaaataaataaaatcaactatATCATCCAAGCCCAAAACAAATCTTCCactgatcaaataaaaacttaataTACTACTGCTGCTGCAACTCTCTCCATTTAAAAACTTAACAAAGATGAGGAAATATCAAGGTGCAGGTGCTTGAATGAACCTTATTAAGAAGAATACCAGAAGCTAGAATTTAGAATCTTTTTGCTTTCAGTCATTACTATAATTTAAGTTAGCTATCTGTTCTGATATTAGTTTACTACACCTTCTGTACTGTGACACATAGATGTCTACACGAAGAGGTATATATGATTGTCTAAAACTCCTTTGATCGTTTAAAAAATTTCCACGAGTATTTAGAATTCTAGACAGTAGGGCTACTTGATTGCCTCTTCAACCTTTTGTTTGGATAGTGTGATAGTATTATTGATGCATATGCTTTGTTATAAGTAGACCTCCACTGacttagattttaaatatttatatatataattaattagtgTATAATAATTGGTTCAATCtcaatttttattctaaaaccAAAACTGAAATTGCAACCGAATCATTAAAATACGATTCAATTTAtctgatttttatttgattggATTCTAAAcggtttgaattttattatttctcatTCACCCTGCTTCTAAATAATGGATTCAGAGCACAATACTTTTCTCCACAATATAATTGGATGTTGATTTTCCAACTTCACATACCGTAAATTAACACAAATTCCTGTAACCGATATAATTTGATCCAGCTAACTGAATTAGATTATTTCAGTACCCCAAACCCAGCTAACTGAATTAGATTGTTTCAGTACCACAAACtgattaaattaatcaaatcaaTTTGGTTTAACCGAATCAAATACCTTAActccaaatttataaaaaatttgaaatcaaaCTCATACCTCAGACCAACCAGGTACgagaaatcaattttttttctttttatttcatCTTCATTTATACGATTACATATATACTTTCTATACAAAACTAAAATCAACAGCTCAAagatatgtaaaaatattaattaaaataatattttaaattaatcattcaaatatattttaaatcaaacatATTCATTCACCATTCAACCTAATACATAATATACCACAAACCGAACACATAATGccaaaaataatacataaaccCCCTATCGCACCATCCATTCCTACCACCTTTCCATTCCATCTCTCGAACCAAACCCATTCCTACTTTCCTACCACCTTGTCTTAAATCCCTCTGCAACAATTTACCAATCAACTTTTtgctaatttcaaaaaaaaaaaaaaaaaaaaaactttttgctAATAGGCTGTGCGGATAAATaactttatttatatacatatgtaaATACACAGGATTTCTACGAAAAAACAAAGACTGAACTCCATGCGAACTTTGTGCAGGGAAGACTTTAGACTAGTGATGCAGAGTTGCAGACCCCGAACAGTCATTGAAATAGATTTTGCGCATTCCCTGTCTGAAGCTCCGGCCCCGTTTGGACTTTAGGGATAAAAGCATAATAATATGCTTATAGAAGAACAGAGGCATACCCCCTAATATTATCTATGTTCACATTGTAAAAAGAGAATGAATAAATATCAAGGGCTGACAATAAATCTCAAGTTGTAAAGGATGGAGGAGTTGGAGCAGTGAAACCAATTGTGCAAACCACTGCTGCAATCAGCATACTCTGATACTGACTGCTGTACTGAGCATACTCTGGTAGTGAGACTTGAAGAGTCCTCTCACCCGTCCAAAATAAAAGTGAGATTAGCCACCAGCTCAAC
This region includes:
- the LOC108209307 gene encoding exportin-2; translated protein: MEWNQQTLEFLSKAFLDTLSPLPEPRRRAESSLSDASDSPNYGLAVLRLVAEPSVDDPIRQAAAVNFKNHLKSRWTNSIPDPEKEQIKSIIVPVMLSSTPRIQSQLSEALSVIGKHDFPKSWPALLPDLRLSLQNASSTSDYVSVNGVLATVNSLFKKFRYEYKSNDLLLDLKYCLDNFAETLWQIFERTSGLISSVLASGGQPATLKPLIESQRLCCRIFYSLNFQDLPEFFEDTMDKWMHEFKNYLMVKYPTLEDASTDGVEIVDGLRAAICDNISHYMEKEEDLFKKYLSGFVDAVWSLLVVASASSSRDRLTVTAIKFLTTVSTSVHHALFARDDILQQICQSIVLPNVMLRDEDEELFEMNYVEFIRRDMEGSDLDTRRRIACELLKGIASQYKEKVSEMVSIQIQACLTSFAQNPATNWKHKDCAIYLVVSLATKKAGGNSVSTDLVEVENFFASVIIPELRSQDINGFPMLKAGALKFFTMFRNQISKPTAMTLFPDVVRFLNSDSNVVHSYAASCVEKLLLVKEDGARARYTSADIGPYLLELMTNLFSALQKQESEENQYVMKCIMRVLGVADISIDVASPCINGLTSILNRVCENPKNPVFNHYIFEAVAVLVRRACEKNSSLVSTFEQSLFPSLQMILAKDVAEFFPYAFQLLSQLVELNSPPIPPHYMQIFDILLLPDSWKKPGNVPALVRLLQSFLQKAPHELNREGRLNQVLEIFNKLVTAPRSDEQGFYVLNTIIENLGYDVIAPYMSSIWTCLFWRLQNNKTTKFVKSFVIFMSLFLVKHGPQNLVTSVNAVQAGIFLMIIEQIWIPTLKLITGSIELKLAAVASTRLICESPVFLDPSAGRHWGKMLDSIVTLLSRPEQDRVEEELEVPDFGETVGYNATFVHLYNAGKKEEDPIKDIKDPKQYLVAVLANISVQSPGIYPQLISENLDQANQAALLQFCGSYNCSII